GAGCCGCCTCGGGCGCAACGGGCGGGGGTGGAGGAGCAGCAGCCTTGGGCTTAACGGGGGCGCGGCGGACCTGAGGGCGCGGGCGGGCGCGATGCGGAGCCGTCTTACTCGCGACCGGAGCTTTGGCGGGGCTGGCGGCCTTGAGAGCGGGGGCTCTGGCGGCGGCCTGGGCGCGGCCCAAGAGGCTGCGCTTGAGGTCGGAGGCGTGGCGCGTGGCCTCCATGAACTTGGCGCGGGTGACGTTGCGCAGGGCGGCGAGCAGGGCGCTATCCACGGGTTCGGCGAAGAGCTTCTGGGCGGTCTGGGTAAGGGTGAACCAGTCGTGCCAGTCGCCGATGGCGTCCTGCATGCGCTTGATCTGGTTGACGATGCGCTTGGCGTCAGGGTCGTCTCCGGCAATCTCCGCCACGTAGCGGACGCGCTTGCACCGGTTGCGAAAGCGGTGCAGCGTGGCTTCGGTGAAGGCCCCCTGCTGCTTGGCAACGGTGGCGAACATCCTGAGGGCCAGCGAGACGGGCTGGACTTCTTCCCTCTGCGGAGGCTTGATGGAAGCCGCAGGGGTTGCCTTCGCAGCGGCTGTCGGCCGGGGAACCAGCGGAGGCGCCAAGACAGCTTTCTGCACGCGGGTGAGGCGGCGGCGGAGATCGCGTACGGTCTCGGGATCGAGGGCCTTCTGGAGCTTGCGTTCGCGCCGGGAGCGGCGGTCGTTGAGGTGGCGGGCGAGCTGAGTCTTGCGGCCGGAGTCGCGGCCGATCTTCAAGGTACGCAGGGCGATGATCTGGACGTCGATATCGCGGACGCGGCCGGCGCGGCGGCGCAGCCGCTTCAAGCGCCGCACGAGCTTGCGCTGGTTGCGGTCGGGCTCGGTGGAGAGGGTGTCGAGCAGCGCCTCGACCCGACGGGAGATGGTGCGCAGGTCATGCACCGCCTCGGGATGCGGCCGGTGGCATTTTGGCCCAGGAGCTGGCTGAGCCGCTTGAACAGGTGCTGGGTGCGCTGGTGATCTACGGCCATGGCTGGGGGAAGAACGATAAACGATGGGAGGGGGAAAGACAAGCTATCGGGCTATCGGGCCATCGGGTCATCGGGTGATTGAAAATCAGAGTCAAAATCAAAGGCAAACGCCAGGTCCTTCGCCCGCCTGCGGCGGGCTCAGGATGACAGACAAGATCCGGTGATCGGGTCATCGGGTGATTGGGTGATTTGCACAGGCGAGGACGCCCTTTGACTACGCTCAGGGCAGGCTCTGTGCCACACGCTTCGTGCTAAGGAAGCGATCGAGAGCTACTCGCTTAATCAGTCAGTTGCGAGGACCAAGGAGGACTGCGAGGCGCCGTCACCTTCTCCTGATAGACTCTTTCTCTTATGAGAACAAAGGCGATTGCTCTGTGGATAGTTGTGTTGCTCTGGCTTCCGTTGGCTGGGGCGCAAGAGTGGGCGAAACGGAAGCTGGAAAAGTCTCCGAGGCATGGCGAGTGGGTCCAGATCAAGCATGGCAACCGCACGGTGCAGGCTTTTGTTGTTTATCCCGAATCCAAGCAGAAGGCGCCGGTGGTGATCGTGATCCATGAGATTTTCGGGCTCAGCGACTGGGCGCGTGGCGTGGCCGACCAGCTGGCCGCCAACGGCTACATCGCCATCGCTCCCGACTTCCTTTCCGGCATGGGACCGAATGGCGGCAAGAGCAGCGACTTCCCCAGCGTGGACGCGGCCCGCGAAGCCAATTCCAAGCTTGACCCCGACCAGGTGATCGCGGACTTGAACGCGGTGGCCGATTACGCCCGGGGGCTTCCGGCGGCCAGCGGCAAGCTGGCGGTGACCGGCTTCTGCTGGGGAGGCGGGCAGTCGTTCCGCTTCGCTACCAGCCGCAAAGACCTGAGCGCGGCGTTCGTTTTTTATGGCCCTCCTCCCAAGGAGGTCGGCAGCATCACGGCGCCGGTGTATGGCTTTTATGCGGGCGACGATGCCCGCATCGGGGCCACCGTTCCTGACACCATCGAAGCAATGAAGAAGGCTGGCAGGAAGTACGATCCAGTGACCTACGAGGGCGCCGGGCACGGCTTTATGCGA
The window above is part of the Terriglobales bacterium genome. Proteins encoded here:
- a CDS encoding CHAD domain-containing protein, with amino-acid sequence MHDLRTISRRVEALLDTLSTEPDRNQRKLVRRLKRLRRRAGRVRDIDVQIIALRTLKIGRDSGRKTQLARHLNDRRSRRERKLQKALDPETVRDLRRRLTRVQKAVLAPPLVPRPTAAAKATPAASIKPPQREEVQPVSLALRMFATVAKQQGAFTEATLHRFRNRCKRVRYVAEIAGDDPDAKRIVNQIKRMQDAIGDWHDWFTLTQTAQKLFAEPVDSALLAALRNVTRAKFMEATRHASDLKRSLLGRAQAAARAPALKAASPAKAPVASKTAPHRARPRPQVRRAPVKPKAAAPPPPPVAPEAAPPAPEGLHPHNFPVDKTPGSS
- a CDS encoding dienelactone hydrolase family protein, whose product is MAGAQEWAKRKLEKSPRHGEWVQIKHGNRTVQAFVVYPESKQKAPVVIVIHEIFGLSDWARGVADQLAANGYIAIAPDFLSGMGPNGGKSSDFPSVDAAREANSKLDPDQVIADLNAVADYARGLPAASGKLAVTGFCWGGGQSFRFATSRKDLSAAFVFYGPPPKEVGSITAPVYGFYAGDDARIGATVPDTIEAMKKAGRKYDPVTYEGAGHGFMRAGEDPANDAAIANTGEDAEAKKARERAAANQKTRAEAWQRWLALLKAM